The following proteins are co-located in the Zavarzinella sp. genome:
- a CDS encoding zincin-like metallopeptidase domain-containing protein, protein MHTAKKDHYQLITSRIVEQLEAGVRPWHQPWNAKHAAGSITRPLRFNGQKYHGINVVVLWLSGLEGGFSCPIWMTFQQAKELGAYVKKGQKGTTVVYANQIEKSETDPETGEETTQKIPFLKSYTVFNVDQIEGLPTHYYAREKQNTNDQERLNHVEEYFRNTLATVKHGGERAFYHPREDYIQLPDYATFDNRERYYSTFAHEAVHWTGHERRLHRQLDKNRFGDAAYSIEELIAELGAAFLCADLQITPEVMPEHASYLHSWLRVLKEDARAIFTAAAQAEKAVEFLHNLQPMTE, encoded by the coding sequence ATGCACACTGCAAAAAAGGATCACTACCAATTGATTACCAGCCGGATCGTCGAACAACTGGAAGCCGGTGTTCGACCCTGGCACCAACCATGGAACGCCAAGCATGCAGCGGGTTCCATCACTCGCCCTTTACGGTTTAACGGTCAGAAATACCACGGCATTAATGTGGTAGTCCTCTGGCTTTCCGGCCTGGAAGGTGGGTTTTCCTGCCCGATCTGGATGACTTTTCAGCAGGCGAAAGAACTGGGAGCCTACGTCAAGAAAGGCCAGAAAGGCACCACGGTGGTTTATGCCAACCAGATTGAAAAGAGCGAAACCGACCCCGAAACTGGTGAGGAAACCACGCAGAAAATCCCTTTCCTGAAGTCGTACACGGTCTTTAATGTGGACCAGATTGAAGGATTGCCCACCCACTACTATGCCCGCGAGAAGCAAAACACCAACGACCAGGAACGACTGAACCACGTGGAAGAGTACTTCCGGAACACCCTGGCCACTGTCAAACATGGTGGGGAGCGGGCTTTCTATCACCCTCGCGAAGATTACATTCAGTTGCCGGACTATGCCACGTTCGACAACCGGGAGCGATATTACAGCACCTTCGCCCATGAAGCCGTGCACTGGACCGGACACGAACGCCGGTTACATCGTCAGTTGGACAAGAACCGCTTTGGCGATGCTGCTTACAGTATCGAAGAACTCATTGCAGAATTGGGTGCTGCTTTTCTCTGTGCCGATCTGCAGATTACCCCCGAAGTGATGCCGGAACATGCCAGCTATCTGCACTCCTGGCTACGCGTTCTGAAAGAGGATGCCCGAGCCATTTTCACCGCAGCCGCCCAAGCCGAAAAAGCCGTTGAATTCCTGCACAACCTGCAGCCAATGACGGAATAA